A genomic stretch from Lysobacter soyae includes:
- the sucB gene encoding dihydrolipoyllysine-residue succinyltransferase, giving the protein MAIEIKVPVLPESVSDATIASWHKKPGDAVSRDENLVDLETDKVVLEVPSPADGVLKEIKFDSGATVTSQQVIAIIEEGAVAAAPAPASAEAPAAGAQEVQPKAQAAQTQAAAPASQTPAPVTSNANAQLPPGARFTAETKGIDSANVQGTGRRGAVTKEDLVNFAAGKTAGISNNAMAGTQGARPEERVPMTRIRKRIAERLMESKNSIAMLTSFNEVNLGKVMAMRKELGEQFEKDNGIKLGFMSFFAKAAANALEKYPVVNASVDGDDVIYHGYADISVAVSTDKGLVTPVLRNVERMNFADIEKGIAGYAKAAREGGLKLEDLQGGTFTITNGGTFGSLFSTPIVNPPQSAILGMHAIKERAIVENGQVIAAPMMYIALSYDHRIIDGKEAVLFLVDIKNQLENPSRMLLSL; this is encoded by the coding sequence ATGGCCATTGAAATCAAAGTTCCGGTACTCCCCGAATCCGTCTCGGACGCCACCATCGCCTCTTGGCACAAGAAGCCCGGTGATGCCGTCAGCCGCGACGAAAATCTTGTGGACCTGGAAACCGACAAGGTGGTGCTGGAAGTCCCCTCGCCTGCCGACGGTGTGTTGAAAGAAATCAAGTTCGATTCCGGCGCCACCGTTACGAGTCAGCAAGTGATCGCCATCATTGAAGAAGGCGCGGTCGCTGCAGCGCCGGCACCGGCGAGTGCCGAAGCCCCCGCTGCCGGTGCGCAAGAAGTCCAACCGAAAGCCCAAGCCGCGCAAACGCAAGCAGCGGCCCCGGCGAGCCAAACGCCGGCACCGGTAACTTCAAACGCCAATGCACAATTGCCGCCGGGTGCCCGTTTTACTGCGGAAACCAAAGGCATCGATTCGGCCAATGTGCAAGGCACGGGCCGTCGCGGCGCGGTGACCAAGGAGGACTTGGTCAACTTCGCTGCCGGCAAGACCGCCGGTATCAGCAACAACGCGATGGCCGGCACGCAAGGCGCACGCCCGGAAGAGCGCGTCCCCATGACCCGCATCCGCAAGCGCATTGCCGAGCGTTTGATGGAATCGAAGAACTCGATCGCCATGTTGACTTCGTTCAACGAAGTGAATTTGGGCAAGGTCATGGCCATGCGCAAAGAGCTTGGCGAACAGTTCGAAAAGGACAACGGCATCAAGCTCGGCTTCATGAGCTTCTTTGCCAAGGCCGCTGCCAATGCCTTGGAAAAATATCCGGTGGTCAACGCCTCGGTGGACGGCGATGACGTGATTTATCACGGCTACGCCGATATTTCTGTCGCTGTGTCGACGGACAAAGGTCTGGTCACGCCGGTGCTTCGCAACGTCGAGCGCATGAACTTCGCCGACATCGAAAAAGGCATCGCCGGCTATGCCAAAGCCGCACGCGAAGGCGGCCTCAAATTGGAAGACCTCCAAGGCGGCACGTTCACCATCACCAACGGTGGCACTTTCGGCTCGCTGTTCTCGACGCCGATCGTCAACCCGCCGCAGTCCGCCATTCTCGGTATGCACGCGATCAAAGAACGCGCCATTGTTGAGAACGGCCAAGTGATTGCAGCGCCGATGATGTATATCGCACTGTCGTACGACCATCGCATCATCGATGGCAAAGAAGCTGTGTTGTTCCTCGTGGACATCAAGAACCAGCTGGAAAATCCGAGCCGCATGTTGCTCAGCTTGTAA
- a CDS encoding cupin domain-containing protein, translated as MAGKKTPPVEVDARDFPILGMPAQQFLDVYWQRHPLLIRNAFPDFESPISAEDLAGLACEDSALSRIVSRNPTNDTWQVRNGPFLEDEFPNLPRKDWTLLVQDVDKWDADVRALLYAFEFLPRWRMDDIMVSFAAPGGSVGAHIDNYDVFLLQGVGQRRWLIDTKSKPDQTYRDDVPLRLLKHFNPDQDWVLNPGDMLYVPPGVPHHGIGVDACVTISVGLRAPSSAELVDELAGAMVFDAPETIRYEDPGVSVPADPYEIDDAALDRAVEAIHKLRIGNRSEFAEWFGRVISSYRVAANMAPDADSATGADIVQSVAEGHVWTRHPYSRAAWTRQGKQAQLFVNGMAFDCSVKDASAIAAAEFIDAALIDALGTNGRQALQTLADAGHYMIEDDHESFDAV; from the coding sequence ATGGCCGGCAAGAAAACTCCTCCCGTCGAAGTCGATGCACGCGATTTCCCGATTCTCGGAATGCCCGCGCAACAGTTTCTCGATGTCTATTGGCAGCGTCATCCGCTGCTGATCCGCAATGCGTTCCCGGACTTCGAATCACCTATCAGCGCCGAAGACCTGGCCGGCTTGGCATGCGAAGACAGTGCCTTGTCCCGCATCGTTTCCCGCAATCCTACGAATGACACCTGGCAGGTCCGGAATGGTCCATTTCTGGAAGACGAGTTCCCGAACTTGCCCCGCAAAGATTGGACGCTGCTTGTTCAGGACGTGGACAAATGGGATGCCGATGTTCGCGCGCTGTTGTACGCGTTCGAGTTTCTGCCGCGATGGCGAATGGACGACATCATGGTGTCGTTTGCCGCGCCCGGCGGTTCCGTCGGCGCGCACATAGACAACTATGACGTGTTCTTGTTGCAAGGCGTCGGTCAACGCCGATGGCTCATTGATACGAAGTCAAAACCCGATCAGACCTATCGGGATGACGTGCCTTTGCGCTTGCTGAAGCATTTCAATCCGGATCAGGATTGGGTCTTGAATCCGGGCGACATGCTGTACGTGCCACCCGGGGTGCCGCACCACGGAATCGGCGTGGATGCCTGCGTCACGATTTCAGTCGGCTTGCGCGCGCCATCCAGCGCGGAATTGGTGGACGAATTGGCCGGTGCCATGGTGTTTGATGCGCCGGAAACGATCCGCTACGAAGACCCCGGTGTCTCTGTGCCGGCGGACCCGTACGAGATTGACGACGCGGCGCTGGATCGTGCCGTCGAAGCGATTCACAAACTGCGCATTGGAAATCGGAGCGAGTTTGCCGAGTGGTTCGGGCGTGTCATCTCTTCCTACCGCGTCGCCGCCAACATGGCGCCCGATGCCGACAGCGCGACAGGGGCGGATATTGTCCAGTCTGTTGCCGAGGGGCATGTTTGGACCCGCCATCCCTACTCGCGCGCGGCGTGGACCCGTCAAGGCAAGCAGGCCCAACTTTTCGTCAATGGCATGGCATTTGATTGCAGCGTGAAAGACGCGTCAGCCATTGCCGCAGCAGAGTTCATCGACGCGGCGCTGATCGATGCGCTGGGCACAAACGGCCGTCAGGCACTTCAGACCTTGGCCGATGCCGGCCACTACATGATCGAGGACGACCATGAATCATTCGACGCAGTTTGA
- the lpdA gene encoding dihydrolipoyl dehydrogenase — MAEQQEFDVVVIGGGPAGYHAAIRAAQLGLKTACIDAALGKDGQPALGGTCLRVGCIPSKALLDSSRQYWNMGHIFNEHGISFADQKIDVAQMVGRKDKIVKQFTGGIAALFKANKVTAFYGFGRLQKGNVVSVKQHDGTTVELKGTNVILAAGSDSIELPFAKFDGKNIVDNEGALDFTEVPKRLGVIGAGVIGLELGSVWNRLGSEVTVFEAMPDFLAAADKEVAKVAAREFKKQGLDIRLGTKCTKIEVKADGVHVSFTDAKGDQELVVDKLLVAVGRRAATKNLLADDTGVKLNDRGQIEVDEHCHTGVDGVWAIGDCVRGPMLAHKGFEEGIAVAELIAGLPGHVNFDTIPWVIYTEPELAWVGKTEEQLKAEGVAYKAGSFPFAAVGRAVAMSEPIGFVKVLADAETDRVLGMHLVGPNVSELVHEGVLTMEFKGSADDLARICHAHPSLSEAVHDAAMAVAKRAIHKAN; from the coding sequence ATGGCAGAGCAACAAGAATTCGACGTAGTGGTTATCGGTGGCGGCCCTGCCGGTTACCACGCAGCCATCCGCGCTGCACAACTGGGCTTGAAGACCGCCTGCATTGACGCGGCACTGGGCAAAGACGGTCAGCCGGCACTGGGTGGTACTTGCTTGCGCGTTGGCTGCATTCCGTCCAAGGCGCTGCTTGATTCCAGTCGTCAGTACTGGAACATGGGCCATATCTTCAACGAGCATGGCATCAGCTTTGCAGACCAGAAGATCGACGTGGCGCAGATGGTCGGTCGTAAAGACAAGATCGTGAAGCAATTCACCGGCGGTATTGCGGCGTTGTTCAAAGCCAACAAGGTGACGGCCTTCTACGGCTTCGGCAGATTGCAAAAAGGCAATGTCGTCAGCGTCAAGCAACATGACGGCACCACCGTCGAGCTGAAGGGCACCAACGTGATTCTTGCGGCGGGTTCCGACTCCATCGAGTTGCCGTTTGCCAAGTTCGACGGAAAGAACATCGTCGATAACGAAGGCGCGCTCGATTTCACCGAAGTCCCGAAGCGCTTGGGCGTCATCGGCGCGGGTGTCATCGGTCTTGAGCTCGGCAGCGTCTGGAATCGCCTTGGTTCCGAAGTCACCGTCTTCGAAGCCATGCCCGATTTCCTCGCGGCTGCCGACAAGGAAGTGGCCAAAGTCGCCGCGCGTGAATTCAAGAAGCAAGGATTGGATATTCGCTTGGGCACCAAGTGCACCAAGATCGAAGTCAAAGCCGACGGCGTGCACGTGTCGTTCACGGATGCCAAAGGCGACCAGGAACTCGTCGTTGACAAATTGCTGGTTGCGGTCGGTCGCCGTGCCGCTACCAAGAATTTGTTGGCCGACGATACCGGCGTCAAGCTCAACGACCGCGGTCAAATCGAAGTTGATGAGCACTGCCACACAGGCGTCGATGGCGTTTGGGCGATTGGCGACTGTGTTCGCGGGCCGATGCTGGCGCACAAGGGTTTCGAGGAAGGCATTGCCGTGGCCGAGTTGATCGCCGGGCTGCCGGGGCACGTCAATTTCGACACAATCCCGTGGGTCATTTACACCGAGCCGGAGCTCGCTTGGGTGGGCAAGACCGAAGAACAGCTCAAAGCCGAAGGCGTTGCATACAAGGCGGGTAGCTTCCCGTTCGCTGCAGTGGGCCGCGCTGTGGCGATGTCCGAGCCGATCGGTTTCGTCAAAGTACTGGCCGACGCGGAAACCGATCGCGTCTTGGGTATGCACCTTGTGGGCCCGAATGTGTCAGAGTTGGTGCACGAAGGCGTACTCACGATGGAGTTCAAGGGTTCTGCCGATGACTTGGCACGTATCTGCCACGCGCATCCGAGTCTGTCGGAAGCTGTGCACGATGCGGCCATGGCTGTGGCCAAGCGCGCGATCCATAAAGCCAACTGA
- a CDS encoding 2-oxoglutarate dehydrogenase E1 component, translating into MADSLIKQFAQSSQLGSNASFIEEMYERYLVNPDSVDADWKAYFDASKGREAGDVPHSVIAEGVSKAAKQAVTNGNVGATSTGDERERNVGRLITAFRSRGHMGANIDPLELLVKPDAPDLTLGFHRLSEADANVEFSTGGVGGRSHMKLGELFALLKATYTGSIGAELMHITDIEQRRWIYERLEAAGGNFNLSAEDKKRILERLTAAEGLERYLGTKYVGQKRFSLEGGDTLIPMLDSTIRGAGADGMKDIVIGMAHRGRLNVLVNTLGKPPRALFNEFEGKFEHPEHDGAHTGDVKYHMGFSANLASPGGPVHVALAFNPSHLEIVNPVVAGSVRSRQLRRNDTERKWVMPILLHGDAAFAGQGVGMELLQMSQARGFAVGGTLHIVINNQVGFTTSATEDARSTLYSTDVAKMVEAPVFHVNGDDPEACLFITKLAFEFRQRFKKDVVVDLVCYRRNGHNEADEPAATQPLMYQKIRSMPTVREKYGKTLVAEGVLTDADVKALSDAYRNKLDAGEVTAEVVSASSDSMSPNWGALLKGKLSDTVNTQVPRATLDALATKINTIPAEITLHPRVQKIYDDRRKMAAGELPGDWGFAENLAYATLLSSGKRLRLVGQDSGRGTFFHRHAVLHDQKTDNYYLPLRELVEKPEDATIIDSLLSEEAVMAFEYGYSTTDPDTLDIWEAQFGDFANGAQVVIDQFIASGEAKWGRLSGLSLFLPHGYEGQGPEHSSARLERFLQLCALNNMMVCVPTTPAQAFHMIRRQLCMDTRKPLVVMTPKSLLRHKLAVSSLDELANGSFQHLIPDAAADVAKVKRVVLCSGKVYYDLLEDATKREQKDVALIRIEQLYPFPRELLKAELAKYKGAQDVIWCQEEPQNQGAWFQIQHHLRACLANGQSITYAGRGRSPSPATGHSNDHVVEQQQLISDALVNAPNPGFGVE; encoded by the coding sequence ATGGCGGACAGCCTGATCAAGCAGTTTGCGCAATCCTCTCAACTGGGCAGCAATGCCAGCTTCATTGAGGAGATGTACGAGCGATATCTCGTCAATCCGGACAGTGTCGACGCCGATTGGAAGGCTTACTTCGATGCCAGCAAGGGCCGTGAAGCCGGCGATGTCCCCCACTCCGTCATTGCGGAAGGCGTCAGCAAGGCCGCCAAACAAGCCGTCACCAACGGCAACGTTGGCGCGACCAGCACGGGCGATGAGCGCGAGCGCAATGTCGGTCGTTTGATCACGGCCTTCCGTTCGCGCGGCCACATGGGCGCGAACATCGATCCGCTCGAACTCCTCGTCAAGCCCGACGCACCTGATCTGACGCTCGGCTTCCACCGCTTGAGCGAAGCGGATGCCAACGTTGAGTTCAGCACCGGCGGCGTCGGTGGCCGTTCGCACATGAAACTGGGCGAACTGTTCGCCCTGCTGAAGGCCACCTACACGGGGTCGATCGGTGCCGAGCTGATGCACATCACCGATATCGAGCAACGTCGTTGGATTTACGAGCGCTTGGAAGCCGCCGGTGGCAATTTCAACCTGTCGGCCGAAGACAAGAAGCGCATTCTTGAGCGCTTGACCGCGGCCGAGGGCTTGGAACGCTATCTCGGCACCAAATATGTCGGCCAGAAGCGCTTTTCGCTCGAAGGCGGCGATACGCTGATTCCGATGCTGGACAGCACCATCCGTGGCGCCGGCGCCGACGGTATGAAAGACATTGTCATCGGCATGGCCCACCGCGGCCGCTTGAATGTCTTGGTCAATACCTTGGGCAAGCCGCCGCGCGCCCTGTTCAACGAATTCGAAGGCAAGTTCGAGCACCCGGAACATGACGGCGCCCATACCGGCGACGTGAAGTACCACATGGGCTTCTCTGCCAATCTTGCGAGCCCCGGCGGCCCGGTTCACGTCGCGCTGGCCTTCAACCCGTCGCACTTGGAGATCGTCAACCCGGTAGTGGCCGGCAGCGTCCGCTCGCGCCAGCTTCGCCGCAACGACACCGAGCGCAAGTGGGTCATGCCGATATTGCTGCACGGCGACGCCGCTTTTGCCGGACAAGGCGTCGGTATGGAATTGCTGCAAATGTCGCAGGCACGCGGATTTGCGGTCGGCGGCACCTTGCATATCGTGATCAACAACCAGGTGGGCTTCACCACCTCGGCCACGGAAGATGCGCGCTCGACGCTGTATTCGACCGATGTCGCCAAGATGGTCGAGGCGCCGGTTTTCCACGTCAATGGTGACGATCCGGAAGCTTGCTTGTTCATCACGAAGCTCGCATTCGAATTCCGCCAGCGCTTCAAGAAAGACGTCGTGGTCGATCTCGTTTGCTATCGCCGCAACGGCCACAACGAAGCGGACGAACCGGCGGCGACACAGCCGTTGATGTACCAAAAGATCCGTTCGATGCCGACGGTTCGCGAAAAATACGGCAAAACCTTGGTTGCCGAAGGTGTGCTGACCGACGCCGACGTCAAGGCTCTGTCTGACGCTTACCGCAACAAATTGGATGCCGGTGAAGTGACTGCTGAAGTCGTCTCCGCTTCATCCGACTCTATGTCGCCCAATTGGGGCGCGCTCTTGAAGGGCAAGTTGTCCGACACCGTCAACACGCAGGTGCCGCGTGCGACATTGGATGCGTTGGCGACGAAGATCAATACAATTCCGGCTGAAATAACCCTGCATCCGCGTGTGCAAAAGATTTATGACGATCGCCGCAAGATGGCGGCCGGTGAATTGCCCGGCGACTGGGGTTTCGCTGAGAACCTCGCTTACGCCACGCTGCTTTCCAGTGGAAAGCGTTTGCGCTTGGTCGGTCAGGATTCCGGTCGCGGCACGTTCTTCCACCGCCATGCGGTGCTGCACGATCAAAAAACCGACAACTACTATTTGCCGCTGCGCGAACTGGTCGAAAAACCCGAAGACGCGACCATCATCGACTCGCTGCTCTCCGAAGAGGCGGTCATGGCGTTCGAGTACGGATATTCGACGACCGACCCCGACACCTTGGACATCTGGGAAGCGCAATTCGGCGATTTCGCCAACGGCGCGCAAGTCGTCATCGATCAGTTCATCGCCTCGGGTGAAGCGAAGTGGGGACGCCTCAGCGGCTTGTCCTTGTTCTTGCCGCACGGCTACGAAGGCCAAGGCCCGGAACACAGTTCGGCGCGTTTGGAACGCTTCCTGCAACTCTGCGCATTGAACAACATGATGGTGTGCGTCCCGACGACGCCGGCACAAGCCTTCCACATGATCCGTCGCCAACTGTGCATGGACACCCGCAAGCCGCTGGTGGTCATGACGCCGAAGTCGTTGCTTCGTCACAAGCTTGCGGTGTCCTCGCTGGACGAACTCGCCAATGGCAGCTTCCAACATTTGATTCCGGATGCTGCCGCCGACGTCGCGAAGGTCAAGCGCGTGGTGCTGTGCTCGGGCAAGGTGTATTACGACTTGCTTGAAGATGCCACCAAGCGTGAGCAGAAAGATGTCGCATTGATCCGCATTGAACAGCTCTATCCGTTCCCGCGCGAACTCCTCAAAGCGGAGCTGGCCAAGTACAAGGGCGCGCAAGATGTGATCTGGTGTCAGGAAGAACCGCAGAACCAAGGTGCGTGGTTCCAGATCCAACACCACTTGCGCGCGTGCCTGGCCAATGGTCAGTCGATCACCTATGCAGGTCGTGGCCGCTCGCCCTCGCCCGCCACCGGTCATTCAAACGACCACGTGGTGGAACAGCAACAGCTGATCTCAGACGCACTCGTCAACGCGCCGAACCCCGGTTTCGGCGTCGAATAA